A window of the Emys orbicularis isolate rEmyOrb1 chromosome 1, rEmyOrb1.hap1, whole genome shotgun sequence genome harbors these coding sequences:
- the LOC135895076 gene encoding olfactory receptor 52E2-like, whose translation MSDSNTTDFTNPSIFILLGIPGLEAAHVWISIPFCTMYVIAILGNFTILFIVKREPSLHEPMYYFLCMLAITDLVLSTSTLPKTLSIFWFNFRELNFSACLTQMYIIHSFSAMESGIFVALALDRYVAICHPLRYFTILTNPIVAKIGLAMVLRGGILALPYPFLARQWPYCRTNIIPQPYCVNLACADTRVSSYYGLFVLFCVMGLDVIFIAVSYIEILRAIFSLPTKDARLKTLGTCSSHLFVILAFYIPGLFISLISRFGQNVPLHFHVLIANVYLFMPPMLNPIIYGLRTKQIRSRLLRIFTHEEA comes from the coding sequence atgtcagattccaacacaaccgacttcaccaacccctccatcttcatcctgctgggcattcctggcctggaggcggcccatgtctggatctccattcccttctgcaccatgtacgtcatagccatcttggggaacttcaccatcctattcattgtgaagagggagccgagtctccatgagcccatgtactatttcctctgcatgctggccatcacCGACCTCGTCCTGTCTACATCCACCCTGCCCAAAacgctgagcatcttctggttcaatttcAGGGAGCTCAATTTCAGTGcgtgcctcacccagatgtacatCATTCACAGCTTCTCAGCgatggagtctgggatcttcGTGGCCTTGGCTCTGgatcgctatgtggccatctgccATCCCCTGAGATATTTCACCATCCTGACAAACCCCATCGTGGCCAAGATTGGCCTTGCCATGGTGCTACGCGGTGGCATACTTGCACTTCCCTATCCCTTCCTGGCGAGGCaatggccatattgcagaaccaacatcatcccccagcCGTACTGTGTGAATCTGGCCTGTGCCGACACCCGCGTCAGTAGTTACTATGGGCTCTTTGTGCTATTCTGTGTGATGGGTCTGGATGTGATTTTTATTGCCGTGTCCTATATcgagatcctcagggccatcttcagcctcccaacaaaggatgcccggctcaagactttggggacctgcagctcccacctcttTGTCATTTTAGCCTTTTACATCCCAGGTCTCTTCATCTCCCTCATATCCCGGTTTGGTCAGAATGTGCCCCTGCATTTCCACGTTCTCATTGCCAATGTGTACCTCTTCATGCCccccatgctaaaccccatcatctacgggCTAAGGACCAAGCAGATCCGGAGCAGGCTGCTCCGGATCTTTACTCATGAAGAGGCCTAA